A window from Temnothorax longispinosus isolate EJ_2023e chromosome 1, Tlon_JGU_v1, whole genome shotgun sequence encodes these proteins:
- the LOC139816624 gene encoding uncharacterized protein, translating into MRRPGTLPVANNASGHRGGGGGGSSGGGGGVRGVLDDGTASLNAAPIDGVTSSGTRSHYSSHSLRRTPHSQPQLSAREPDDRIRTLESGLQNGIPAGGRHQPSPPPLPSRHQPNCGQSSYPTLPVNGHAAHHYHHHTREREKDRSSARERNRERDAGPPPPPPPPPVTSHRSDKHREAQLEMELRDSLDMGVIGTYRA; encoded by the coding sequence ATGCGCCGCCCGGGGACGCTGCCCGTTGCGAACAACGCGTCCGGTCaccgaggaggaggaggaggaggaagtagcggagggggaggaggggtCAGAGGTGTCTTGGACGACGGCACAGCCTCGCTGAACGCAGCGCCGATCGACGGGGTCACGTCTAGCGGCACGAGATCCCATTATTCCAGTCACTCCCTGCGCCGTACGCCACACTCGCAACCGCAACTCTCCGCCAGAGAGCCGGACGATCGGATACGAACTCTGGAGTCCGGACTTCAGAACGGAATCCCGGCCGGTGGTCGCCATCAGCCGtcaccgccgccgctgcccTCCAGACATCAGCCCAACTGCGGCCAATCGTCGTATCCCACTCTGCCGGTCAACGGCCACGCCGCTCATCATTATCATCACCACACGAGAGAGCGCGAGAAGGACAGGTCGTCCGCCCGCGAGAGAAATCGCGAGCGGGACGCCGGTCCGCCTCCGcctccgccgccgccaccggtAACATCGCACCGGTCTGACAAACACAGGGAGGCCCAGTTGGAGATGGAGTTGCGTGACAGCCTTGACATGGGCGTGATCGGCACGTACCGAGCGTAG